The following are encoded together in the Ictidomys tridecemlineatus isolate mIctTri1 chromosome X, mIctTri1.hap1, whole genome shotgun sequence genome:
- the LOC144371801 gene encoding uncharacterized protein LOC144371801, translating to MGGFLARCLQRCLRSPWAAQRSCCAQGSRCARPRPRRCPPDPNLFHPALVFPGFFVLSRALTHTGPRTEHTGDPRPADPAAAQPGAPKPPLWPLLKAGLSAPGPGHTKRRPPGAQRRPGTRSLVTVLMDPPQRPGTRYQCPPVAPMPDPCAKATVLQALSQSPKGRKKVDGPLWFEKPEPEVPKPQVDKPQVAKAQDTKPQDTKPQVAKPQDTKLQFERPQVHEAQVAKPQVTKLPIRKLQVNKPEVAKPESPELEVPEPAKTPEPWPSAFLPVISYGVTRPFKPQLGPATGIDGPGPRRPRQGLPPSHPSPVGACCVPWCRHCTGQGHCLAAGDPGAGAPQSRGLGPGRRAQQPQQRSPPEPRRPARQMEPLTAPRGPNGRLFFKYSPTVTIFSY from the coding sequence ATGGGCGGCTTCCTGGCCAGGTGCCTGCAGAGGTGCCTGCGCAGCCCCTGGGCCGCCCAACGGTCCTGCTGCGCGCAGGGATCCAGGTGTGCCCGCCCCAGGCCGCGGCGCTGCCCCCCGGACCCAAACCTCTTCCATCCTGCCCTCGTCTTCCCGGGCTTCTTTGTCCTCTCCCGAGCCCTGACCCACACAGGGCCCCGCACTGAGCACACTGGGGACCCCAGGCCAGCGGACCCCGCGGCTGCCCAGCCCGGGGCGCCCAAGCCCCCTCTCTGGCCGCTCCTGAAGGCGGGGCTGAGCGCTCCTGGCCCCGGCCACACCAAGCGCCGGCCTCCGGGTGCCCAGAGGCGCCCTGGGACCCGCAGCCTGGTCACAGTCCTCATGGACCCGCCCCAGCGCCCAGGGACCCGCTACCAGTGCCCTCCCGTGGCGCCCATGCCAGACCCGTGCGCCAAGGCCACCGTGCTCCAGGCCCTCAGCCAGAGCCCCAAAGGCAGAAAGAAGGTGGACGGTCCTCTCTGGTTTGAGAAGCCGGAGCCTGAGGTCCCCAAGCCCCAGGTGGACAAGCCCCAGGTCGCCAAGGCCCAGGACACCAAGCCCCAGGACACCAAGCCCCAGGTCGCCAAGCCCCAGGACACCAAGCTGCAGTTTGAGAGGCCCCAGGTCCATGAAGCCCAGGTCGCAAAGCCCCAGGTCACCAAGCTGCCCATCCGCAAACTCCAGGTCAACAAGCCCGAAGTCGCCAAGCCAGAGAGCCCCGAGCTTGAGGTTCCAGAGCCCGCGAAGACCCCGGAGCCCTGGCCATCTGCTTTCCTGCCTGTGATCAGCTACGGAGTGACCAGGCCCTTCAAGCCCCAGCTGGGCCCTGCGACAGGAATCGAcggcccagggcccaggagacCCAGGCAGGGCCTGCCCCCCAGCCACCCCTCGCCTGTGGGTGCCTGCTGTGTCCCCTGGTGCAGGCACTGCACTGGCCAAGGACACTGTCTTGCAGCTGGAGACCCGGGCGCAGGTGCCCCCCAGTCCAGGGGCCTCGGGCCTGGCCGCCGTGCTCAGCAGCCTCAGCAGAGGAGCCCCCCTGAGCCCCGAAGGCCAGCCAGGCAGATGGAGCCCCTGACGGCCCCCAGAGGGCCCAACGGCCGCCTGTTCTTCAAATACTCACCTACAGTCACCATCTTCTCCTACTGA